Within the Herbaspirillum sp. RTI4 genome, the region GCGCTGACGGCTTGTTGGTTGCTGCGATAAACGAAGGTTCCCGATTTATCGTCCCGTCCGAATTCGAGCAGGCCGCGTGCCTGCGCTTCTTCCAGCAGATTGCCGAAGGCGCGGAAGCCGTAATAGGATTCGCTGAAATCCGGCTTGCGGCGCTTGATCGCTTCTTTCAGCATCGAGGCCCAGATTTTGCCGCTGTCGCCGCGTTCGGAAATCAAGGCGTCGAAAGTTTCGACGGCCATTTCGATGGCCTGGGTCTTGCGGGTTTCCAGGTCTTCCTTGCGCGGTTGTCCTTCTTCTGGGGCGCGTTTGGCGGCTGGCTGACCTTGACGGGCGTCGCGCTTGGCAGCGGCGTGTCGGCTTTCTCGCACCAGATCATCGTAAAAAATAAATTCATCGCAGTTGGCCACCAGCAGGTCGGAGGTCGATTGCTTCACGCCGACGCCGATGACTTGTTTGTTGTTTTCGCGCAGCTTGGAGACCAGCGGCGAAAAGTCGGAATCGCCGCTGATGATGACGAAGGTATTGACGTGCGATTTGGTGTAGCAGAGATCGAGTGCATCGACGACCAGGCGGATGTCGGCTGAATTTTTGCCGGACTGGCGCACATGCGGAATTTCAATCAGTTCGAAATTGGCTTCGTGCATGGCGGCTTTGAAGCCTTTGTAGCGATCCCAGTCGCAATACGCTTTCTTGACCACGATGCTGCCCTTGAGCAGCAGTCGTTCGAGAATCGGCTTGATGTCGAATTTTTCATAATTGGCGTCACGCACGCCGAGCGCGACGTTTTCGAAATCGCAAAACAGCGCCATGCTGAGATTGTCTGGGGAGGAGGACATAGGGGGTGTTTTCAGGTGAGGGTGGGCGCCTGCATGACAGGTCGGGGCGATGGGGGATTATAAAGCCAACGCCTTGCCGTACAGGAATGCTTGGCCAGCCACCGCTTGGTAAGTTCCGTGATGTTTGCTGTGATATTTACGGTGATACTTGCTGTGATACTTATGGATACAAACTAAATTGGGCATTTCTCTCGAATTAGGACAATATTCGGATAACTCAATTTTCTCTCTGGGCGCAATCATGTTCAAAAAAATACTGGTCAGTTTTTCGATGTTCGCCTGCCTTGCGTTTGCGGGACAGGTTTCTGCCGCGCAGGACCCTTCCTTGCACGAGGTCTATCAGGCGGCGCAGGCGGGTCGGCTGAAAGAGGCGCAAGACATGATGAAGCAGGTTTTGATCGACCATCCGAACAGCGGCAAGGCGCATTACGTCGAAGCGGAGTTAATGGCCAAGCAGGGCAATACCACCGGCGCGGCAACGGAACTGGCGACGGCCGAGCGGCTTTCGCCCGGACTCTTGTTCGCCAAGCCGGAAGCAGTGCAAAACCTCAGGGATTTGATTGCGCGTCCGAATCAACGCAAGGCGGCATCTCAGGCGGCGGCACCTCAGGCGGCAGTAGCGCTGACGCCGGCCAGCAGCACCTCCATGCCACCCTTGACGCTCTTGCTGATCGGATTGGGCGTGATTGCGGTGTGCTTCCTGCTTTTCCGCGCCATGCGTCGGGGTAATAACGTCGTGATGCAAGCGCCGCCCGGTGGTGCCTATCCTTCTCCTATGGGGCAGGGCGCAGCGCCGGTCCCCGGTTTTGGTAGCGGCAACGCAGGATACGGCGGCCAACCAGGTTACGGTGCAGGAGGCGTGGCGCAGCAGCAGGCGCCAGCGAGCGCGGGCAGTGGTTTGATGGGCAGTCTGGCAACGGGTGCCGCGCTGGGCGCGGGCGTGGTGGCAGGTCAGGCGCTGATGCATCGCTTTACCGATAGCGGTAGCAACAACGGCGGCAATCGCAACGATGCCCCGGCCGATAATTCCTCATGGACGCCGCCACCGGCCGACAATATGGGCGGCAGCGATTTTGGCGTTGCCGATAATTCCTCGTGGGATGACGCCGGCAGCAGCAGCGGTGGCGGCGGCGACGATTGGGATTCGTGAGATTGTTGTTCCGCTAGTTCTCTCGTCTGACGCAGCTTTACATCCAACAGGCCCCTTCAAAAGAGGGGCCTGTTGCATTTTGTGGTGCGGATAAAAATGTTGGTGCTGATGCGAATGCGAGTGCCGGCGCGGGCGGTTCAGTTGGGCAATTAAGAGAGGTCTATTGCCCCGTCCTTTCGCCCTCATTATTTCTGACAGATTTGTCATATTTAAGCTGACTTGCTCCTATGCAGCTTGGGGTATAGTAGTCCTACTTTAACGATTGTGTGAGTCTCATCGATGCAAGCTTGCGATACCAATTTCTTGTTGATTTGCGGCAATTTCCTCAATTTAAATAAACCTCCACTTATTTCCTCTCATCCCGCACATGCATGCTTCAGATAAGACTGTAGCGACTGGTTCGCTGCCGGGTCTAGGTTTTCGTTGTTCTCGTCATCTGGTTCTGCTGACAGCGCTTGTTACCCTGTCGGCCTGTAGCGTAGGGCCTGACTATGTCCGGCCGTCGTTTGAGGCACCCACTGCTTACAAGGAAGCCGGTCCCTGGAAAACGGCGATTCCCGGCCAGATCGATGGCAATCATCGCTGGTGGGAGGCGTATGGCGATAGCGTCCTGAGTGACCTGATCGACCAGGCCAATAGCGCCAATCAGAATATCCGCTACGCCGAAGCGCAGTTCCGTCAGTCGCAGGCGACGGCACGCGTGGCGCAAGCCGGGTTCTGGCCGACTGCGGGAATATCCGCAGGTGCTGCGCGGGGACAAACCAATACCAACGGCACTATTCGACTGGCGGACACTTACACCACGGGCCTGAACGCGACCTGGGAAGCGGATGTGTGGGGTCGCGTACGACGCTCGGTGGAAGCCGGCGATGCAGGTAGTCAGGCCAGCGCAGCGACGCTGGCCGCCGCGCGTCTGAGTATTCAGGCGACGCTGGCGCAGAATTATCTGCAATTGCGGGTGACCGATTTACTGAGTGACCTCTACCTGCGGACGACCCAGGCCTATACCCGGACATTCGAGCTGACGCAGCGTCAATACGCCGCGGGTATCGCTTTGCGTTCTGATGTGGCGCAAGCGGAAACGCAGCTGCTCAACGCACAGGCGCAAAAAATCGATCTGGACGCGACGCGCAGTCAGTTGGAGCACGCCATTGCGATCTTGGTCGGCAAGGCGCCCGCTGTGTTTGCTTTGTCACCCGTCGCCGGACCCGTCGTTGCGGTCATGCCCGCCATTCCTGTCGGTCTGCCTTCCGAATTGCTGGAACGGCGTCCCGATATCGCCAGCGCCGAGCGACTGGTTGCGGTGGCCAACGCCAATATCGGCGTGGCCAAGGCGGCTTACTTTCCTTCTTTGATATTGAGCGCCGGCGGCGGGTATTCCAGTCCCGGTTTTGCTTCCCTGTTCAATACGCCGGCGCGGGTCTGGTCGCTGGGTGCGGTACTGGCAGGCACCTTGTTTGATGGCGGTTTGCGCTCGGCGCGTACGGATCAGGCCATTGCCTTGTTTGATGCTTCCGTGGCGCAGTACAAGCAAACGGTGCTGGGCGGCTTCCAGGAAGTGGAGGACAACCTGGCCGTGTTGCGGGTGCTGGCAAACGAATCCAAAGTGCAGGCGCAGGCGGTGCAGGCGGCCTTGCTGGCGGAACGCTTGATTACCAGTCAGTACCGGGTTGGCACGGTGACCTATGTATCGGTGGTAACGGCGCAGGCAGCGGCACTGGCCAGTCAGCGCACGTTAGTGCAATTGCAGGGGCGTCAGTTGCTGGCGGGGGTAGCGCTGATCAAGGCGACCGGCGGCGGCTGGAGTGCGGCAGAACTGGTGGCCGGTGCGCCAGACCTTGCTAAGCATCCCTGATAAGGCGCCTTTGACGCAGCGACTGTGCGACGCCATCTCATGATGGCAAGGCGCGAGACACTGAATCAGAGTTTCCCCCATTTTTCCAATAAGTTGGCCAAAAAATAAATAAACGGGCAAGCGCAATGAGAACTTCTTCTTCTGCAAAACGTAACACGCTATTCATCGTCATCGCGCTGCTGGTATTGGCGCTCATCTGGTTTGCCGTCGTGCGATGGGGGGCCGATAAAGCGGCCAAGCCGCCAGCGCCGCCGGTAGCGGTTAGTGTGGTGCAGGCCCTTGAAAAAGATGTGCCGATTTATCTGACCGGCGTCGGTACGGTAACGCCGAATGCCACCGTGACCGTCAAGGCGCGCGTGGACGGGGCGCTGGAAAAAGTCGGTTTTGTCGAGGGACAGGAGGTCAAGGCCGGGCAATTGCTGGCGCAACTTGATCCGCGTACTTTGCAGGCGCAGCTGGAACAGGTGCAGGCGCAACGTGCCAAGGATCAGGCGCTGCTGAACAATGCGATGATCGATTTGCAGCGCTACACCACGCTCAGAAGTGAGGATGCAGCGACGCAGCAAACGCTCGATACGCAACGGGCCTTGACGCAGCAATTGGCGGCGGCGATCAAAACCGACGATGCGCAGATTGCCTACGCCAAGGTGCAACTGGGCTTTACGACGATCAATGCGCCGATTTCCGGGCGTGTCGGTGCGCGCTTGGTGGACCCCGGCAACATTGTGCATGCCACCGATGCCGTCGGACTGGTAGTGATCAATCAGATTGATCCGATCACAGTGCTGTTCACGCTGCCGGAAGATGCTGTGCCAGCCATCATTGCCGCGCAGAATGCCGGAAAGGCTGCGCTCAAGGTACTGGCTTTGCCGCGCAGCGGTGGTCCGGCGATCAGCAGCGGTAGCCTGATTCTGCTGAACAATCAGATCGATACCACTAGCGGCACGGTGCAACTCAAGGCGCGTTTTGCCAATGCGAATCATGCCTTGTGGCCGGGGCAATACCTCAATGCGCGTCTGATGCTGGGCGATCATCAAAAAGTAGTGACCGTTCCTGCAGCGGCGATTCAGCGTAATCAGGAGGGCACGTATGTGTACCTGGCGGGTGCTGATAATACGGTGCAAATTCAGCCGGTAAAGGTGACGCAGATTCAGGATGGCGTGGCGGTGGTCGGGGAAGGCGTGCAAGTGGGGCAGAACGTCGTGCTGGATGGACAATATAAATTACGTCCTGGGGCGCGCATTGTTGTCAGCAAGCCGGCGGCGGCCGTGAAAGGGCCGGCCAAGTGAGTATTTCCGCTTTCTTCATCAAACGTCCTATCGGTACGACCCTGCTGGCAGTGGCCATCATGCTGGTCGGGCTGGCGACATGGCCCTTGCTGCCGGTAGCGCCGCTGCCGCAGGTGGATTTTCCGACCATTCAGGTGTCTGCCACGCTGCCGGGCGGTAGTTCGGAAATCATGGCGTCCAGTGTGGCGCAGCCGCTGGAGCGTCAGTTTTCACTGATCGCCGGGCTGTCTCAGATGACTTCGCTCAGCGCGCTGGGCTCGACGCAGATCACTTTGCAATTCGATCTGAACCGCAATATCGATGCCGCTGCGCTGGATGTGCAGGCGGCGATTAATGCCGCCACAGGTCAGTTGCCCGCCAATCTGCCGAATCCGCCGACTTTCCGTAAGGTCAATCCGGCCGATTCGCCGATTCTGATTATGTCGGTGCAGTCGGATGCGCTGCCGATCAGCCAGGTGAGCGACTACGCCGATAACATTTTGGCGCAGCAGATTTCACAGATCGCCGGCGTGGGTCTGGTGAACGTGAACGGTGCGCAAAAGCCGGCGGTGCGGATTCAGGTTGATCCGCAAAAAATCGCACTGTTGGGATTGAGTCTGGAAGATATCCGCACCGTTATTGCCACGACTACTGTCAATCAGCCGAAGGGTACGGTGGATGGCGAGCATCAGAGTTTCACTGTCTACACCAACGATCAGTTGCTGAGTGCTGCGCCGTGGCGCGATATGGTGCTGGCTTACCGCAATGGTGCGCCGATCCGGGTGCGCGATATCGGTACCGCTGTCGATGGACCGGAAAATACGAAACTGGCGGCTTGGGCGTTTGCCGGTGCGGCGGTGTTGCCGGGCAGTACGGTCACCAACGGGCGCGCGATTGTGCTGGCAGTGACCAAGCAGCCGGGCGCGAATGTGATCGAAACGGTGGATCGCATCAAGGAGGCCTTGCCGCGTTTGCAAGCCGCGATTCCTGCCAGCGTTCGTCTCAATACGCTGATTGACCGGACGCAGACGATTCGGGCTTCGGTGGACGATGTGGAATTCACGCTGGTGCTGACCATTGCGCTGGTGGTGATGATTATCTTTGTGTTTTTGCGCAATGTGCCGGCCACGCTGATTCCGAGTCTGACAGTGCCGCTGGCGCTGATGGGGACGGCGGCGATCATGTATCTGGTTGGTTATAGCCTGGATAACCTGTCGCTGATGGCGCTGACGATTGCGGTCGGGTTTGTGGTCGATGATGCCATCGTGATGCTGGAGAACATCTACCGCTATGTGGAAGAGGGCATGTCGCCGATGGAGGCGGCATACAAGGGGGCGGCGGAAATCGGGTTTACGATTATTTCTATTTCGGTGTCGCTGGTGGCGGTGTTTATTCCGCTGCTGCTGATGGGCGGGATTGTGGGCCGCTTGTTCCGTGAATTTGCCGTGACAGTGACCTTGACGATTGTGGTGTCGGTGGTGATTTCGCTGACGCTGACGCCGATGTTGTGCTCGCGCTTCCTCAAGAATTCGCATGCGGAAACGCATGGCCGTCTTTACATGCTGTTTGAGCGCGGTTTCGACGCCATGCTTAATGGCTACAAACGTGGCTTGCATGTGGTGTTGCGGCATCAGTTCCTGACTTTATGCGTGTTCCTCGGGACGCTGGTGCTGACGGCCGTGCTGTTCATCATCATTCCTAAGGGGTTTTTTCCGCAGCAGGATAACGGTGTGATTGCCGGTTTTGCCGAGTCGGCGCAAGACTCGTCGTTTGCTTCGATGAATAAACGAATGCTGCTGGTGGCGGAAATTGTCCGTAAGGATCCCGATGTCAGCGGTTTTGCGATGAGTGGTGGCGCATCGACTTTTAATACCGGTACTTTTTTCATCAGTCTGAAATCGAAGGAGCTGGGACGTACCACGAGTGCGGATCAGGTCATTGCGCGTCTGCGTCCGCAAATCGCCAAGGTGCAGGGCATTAACCTGTTTTTGCAGGCGAATCAGGACATCAATGTGGGCGGTCGCTTATCGCGCACGCAATATCAATACACGCTGATTGATTCCAATCTGGAAGAACTCAATAGTTGGGCGCCGCGCTTGCTGGCGCGCTTCCGTTCTCTGCCGCAATTGACCGATGTGGCGTCCGATCAGCAAAATGCCGCGGCGACGGCGACGCTGACCATCGATAGGGCGCGGGCCTCGAGCTTTGGCATTTCGCCGTCGCTGATCGATGCCACGATCTACGATGCGATCGGCCAGCGTCAGGTGGCGCAGTTCTTTACGCAGATCAACAGTTATCGTGTGGTGCTGGAAGTGACGCCTGAATTGCAAAAAGATCCTTCGCTGTTTAGCAAGCTGTACATCACGTCGCCGTTGAACGGGCAGCAAGTGCCCTTGTCGAGTCTGGTCAAGATCGATACGGAAAAAACGGCTTATTTGTCGATCAGTCATCAAAGCCAGTTCCCGGCGGTGACGATTTCTTTCAATCTGGCGCCGGGCATGGCCTTGGGTCAGGCAGTCGATGCGATTCAGAAGGCGCAGACCGAGATGGCGGTGCCGCAGACACTGATCGGGGCGTTTCAGGGGACGGCCAAGGCCTTTGGCGATTCGCTGTCGTCGCAACCGTATCTGATCGCGGCGGCGCTGGTGACGGTGTATATCGTGCTCGGCTTGCTGTATGAAAGTTATATCCATCCGTTGACGATTCTGTCGACGCTGCCGTCGGCGGGTATCGGGGCGCTGCTGATTCTGATGGCGGGTGGTTACGATCTGAGTGTGATTGCGTTGATCGGGATCATTTTGCTGATCGGTATCGTCAAGAAAAACGGGATCATGATGGTCGACTTTGCGCTGGTGGCCGAGCGCGAGCATGGCATGAAGCCGGAGGAGGCCATTTATCAGGCCTGCCTGTTGCGCTTCAGGCCGATCATGATGACCACCATGTGCGCGCTGTTGAGCGGCTTGCCGCTGATGCTCAGTCATGGTTCCGGTTCGGAATTGCGTCGTCCTTTGGGCTACGCCATGGTGGGCGGTCTGATTGTGTCGCAGGCGCTGACTTTGTTTACGACGCCGGTGGTGTATTTGTATCTGGATCGTGCGCATTATTGGTATATGGAACGCAAGGCGGCGCGTCTGGCACGGCGTGAGCAGGCGCGTAAGGCGCGTTTGCTGACTCCTCCTGAGTCGCATTAGCCTGGCCGGAGTCTGAAGCCCATGAAGATACTGATCGTCGAGGATGAGCAAAAGACGGCGGACTATTTGTTCCAGGGATTGAACGAGCAGGGCTGTACGGTCGATCTTGCCGCCAATGGCATCGATGGCTTGCAGCTGGCGATGTTGCATGACTACGATGTGATCGTGCTCGATGCCATGTTGCCCGGACTGGACGGCTTTTCCGTTCTGCGTTCGCTTCGCACGGCGAAGCAGACGCCGGTCATCATGCTGACCGCGCGCGACCGCATCGAGGACCGCATCAAAGGCTTGCAGGAGGGGGCCGATGATTATCTGATTAAACCTTTTTCATTTCTGGAATTGCTGGCGCGCCTGCAGGCCTTGAGCCGGCGCGGCCGCATGATCGAGCCGGTGCAGTTGCGCATCGGGAATTTGCAGATCGATTTGTTGAGCCATAAGGCTTATCGACTTGCTACGCGCATTGATCTGACGGCCAAGGAGTTCTCCTTGCTGGCGGTGCTGGCGCGGCGGCAGGGTGAAATTCTGTCGAAAACGACGATTGCCGAATTGGTCTGGGACATGAATTTCGATAGCAACACGAATGTGGTGGAGGTAGCGATCAAGCGTTTGCGCGCCAAGATTGATGCACCCTTCGGACAGAAATTGCTGCACACCATTCGTGGCCTGGGATACGTGCTGGAATTGCGCCAGAGCGGGAGCGAGGAGTGAGGCATTCCATTACGGCGCGTCTGGTGCTGATGTTCGCGGCGGCTGCGCTGGTGATTTTTTCCTTGATCGGTATCGTGCTGTATGAAGTGGTCAAGATTGAATTGTCGCGCCGCGAGCGCGATGGTTTGCAGACGACGTTTTCCGATATCAAATACAAGGTGGAGTGGGCGGGTAACGTCGAGCGTTGGGCTCGCTTGCAAACGCGGCTGGATATGCTCACACCTGGCAATGGCAAGGTGAGGTTCTGGATTGTGAGCAGTGACCCACGGTTTCAGTATGGCAAGGATCTGGCCAATATCCGGCACACCGATTTCGGGGGCAATCCCAATGGAGGAGATGAGTCCGGCGATCATCTGGGTGAACTTGTTATCAAAGGAATGCCCTATCCGATGCGTACCTTGACGGCTATTATTCCTGCGTTGGAGGACCGGCCCTCGATACAGTTGATTGTGGGTACGGATACCGGTTCGTACTATCAAACGTTGCACAGGTTTTTGATGGCGTTGATCAGTCTGTCACTGTTGGGTGTGGTGCTGGTGGTGCTGTTTGCCTATTGGGTGGCGCGCGCGGGTTTGTTGCCGTTGAAGCGGCTGTCGGATAGTGCCAAGACGCTGAGTCCGAAGGCGCTTTCGCAAAGGCTGGATATGTCCGCTTTGCCTTCTGAACTGTCGGATCTGGCTGGTGCCTTTAATGGTGCGCTGGGCCGTATTGAAAATGCGTACAAGCAGTTGGAATCGTTCAATGCCGATGTGGCGCATGAGTTGCGTACGCCGCTGGCTAATCTGATCGGCGAGACGCAGGTGGCGCTGTCGCGTGAGCGGAGCGCGGACCAGTTCAAGTCGGTGCTGCAATCGAATCTGGAAGAGCTGGATCGCTTACGGGCGATTATTAACGACATGCTGTTTCTGGCGCGTTCGGATCAGGGCGAGGCGGCGACCAGTTTGCAATCGGCGCTGATCGCGGCTGAAGTGGGAAAAACCATCGATTTCTTTGAGTTTGTGCTCGATGAAATGGCAATGACGGTGGGTGTCGATGGGCCATGCGATGCCAGCGCGATGATAGAAACGGCTTTGTTCCGCCGGGCAATGACGAATTTGCTGCAAAATGCGATTCAGCACTCGTCGCCGGGTGCGCATTTGCGGGTGTCTATTGCGCGACTGGAGGCGGCTATTTGTATTACGGTGTCGAATCCGGGATTGCCTATTGCGGAGCAGCATCTGGGTCGCTTGTTTGACCGTTTCTACCGGATTGATGCGTCGCGTCATGATACGCAGTCGATGCATGGGCATGGCTTAGGGTTGGCGATCGTCAAGGCGATTGCGCAGATGCACGGCGGCATGGTGTCGGCAAGCAATGCTGAAGGCTTTACGCGCATCAGTTTTACTGTGGCGGCGTGAAGTAATGTGGCGGGGTAGGGCGGGATTGACGGGCAGATTAGGAGTGAGCGTGTTATGTGCTTTGCGAATGACTGATATTCTTAAAATAAATTAGTCGTAATATGCTGCGCTGCGCTATAGTTGATTTGTCTCCTCCAATCTCAAAAGAAATTGGATTCAGCCCGCAGCCTCTGGTTAGCGGGCTTTTTTTTGCCTGTTCGCTTCGCTAATTTTTGGGGTGCTATGGTGCGATGCGAGGTCGCTTGACCTGGGGGGATGGCTGGCATGCACGTTGTTGGTATCGACTTTATTGCCTTCGGCAACCCTCGAAGGCCGGGCTTGGTAAAATACAAGGCGTATATTCGTTTTCTTCTTTGAAGGTCTTGATGTCTATTCCTGTTGCCGATCGTCCTGATACCCCTTGTGTTGCTGTCTGTTCGACTACCTTCGATGATGTGTGCCGCGGTTGTGGCCGCACGGTCATGGAGGTTGCCGATTGGGTATTCATGTCGCAGGATCAAAAAAATCTGGTCTGGGACCGGATTACGGCCGAGGGCTTTCCCCGGCGTCAGTCTTGATGTGTTGCTGATTCGTTAATCGCGTCGGCTAAAAAATGATACCCCCGCGTGCCGCAGCATCGTGGTGAGTGCGATCAGGGGCAATCCGGTGAGTGCGGTCGGGTCGTCACTTTCGATTTTTTCCAGGATGGCAATGCCCAGGCCCTCATTTTTGGCGCTGCCTGCGCAGTCGTAGGGCTGTTCTATGCGCAGATACGCTTCCAGTTCGCTGTCGGGCAGATTGCGGAAGGTGACGGCGGTCAGCACGTTTGCCGTTTGGGCGGCTTGTGCCGGATCGGATAGGCGCCCATCCCATAGGCACAGTGCGGTATGAAACATAACGCAGCGCCCGCGCATGGTTTGTAATTGCTGGAGTGCCTTGGCGTGTGAGCCGGGTTTTCCTATTTGCGCGCCGTCGAGTGTGGCGACCTGATCTGATCCGATGACCAATGCGCCGGGCCATCGTTCTGCAACGGCACGCGCCTTGGCTACTGCCAAGCGCAGTGCTGTGACCGGAGGGGTTTCGCCGGGGCGAGCGGTTTCATCGATGGCGGGGACATCAATGTTGAAGGGAATTGCTAGTCGAGACAGCAATTCTGCCCTGTAAGGCGAGCTGGAACCGAGTACTACTAGCGGGTGCGTGAGGGTCGGCATGATGTGGGGTTTTCTGAATGCTGTTTCGATTTTGATGCGAAATCCGCGCAGATGAGTGCTAACACTTTGACTGCTAAGGGATAATCCGTTATTATCGCAGGCTTTCCAGCTTGATCTAGACTATGGACTCTTTAGTAATCGACGCGTTTGAATTCAGTCGGCTCAAAGAGCTGGCAGTAGGGACTATTCCTGTTGCCGATTTAGTCCGGTTGTCGCAAGAGTGCGTAGGTGCGGCGGGATCTATCGACTGGTCGGTTCAGGGCGGCGTTGATCTGCTTGGGCATCCGGGGCTGAAAGTCAGCGTCAGTGGTGAATTGCAGCTGATATGTCAGCGTTGCCTGGGTCCACTGCCTTTCACTATTAAAACTGAGTCTTTTATAGTTCTGGCCGTCGATGAAGATCAGGCTGACGCGCTGGAATCAATGGTGGGCGACGAGGAAATTGACATCATCGTTGGTTCGCAAGCTTTTGATGTGCATTATTTGGTTGAGGATGAGGCGCTGTTAGCGTTGCCTTTGGCTCCCAAGCATCAAATTTGCCCTGTCGATCAGGATGTCGGAGTGGATGTTGTTAGTGAGGACGCCTCCCCGTTCGCTATATTAAAGAATTTGCAGAAGTAAATATCTGTCGTAAATAACCGTCCGATAGTAGGGCGGGAAGTGTATTGCGGTTGGTGGCAGGGTGGCGGGATTTCGTTGCCGGCAATCGAGTATGTTAAAATTTTGATTTCAAGATTCAGGAGTTATCATGGCAGTCCAGCAAAACAAAAAAACACCTTCCAAGCGCGGCATGCATCGTGCACACGATTTTCTGGTTGCGCCGCCACTGGCAGTAGAGCCAACGACTGGTGAAACGCATCTGCGTCATCACATCAGCCCGAACGGTTTCTACCGTGGGCGTAAAGTTCTCAAAACCAAGAACGACGAGTAATTGGTTTTTTGTTGTAGTCGGGACGCGGCGCATTGGATCTCCGCATGGAGTTCATCGGGCGCCGCAACTGTTTTCCGCGCAACGATAATAGTGCGTCATTTTGAATCGCGCCGAAATGAGTTCCGCCTTATGGAACCGACAGGGCTTTGAATCAAAACGATGACAATCAAGATTTCTATCGACTGCATGGGGGGCGACTACGGTCCATCCGTTACCATCCCCGCAGCCATCGCATTCGTCAATCATCAACCTGACGCCGAGTTAATTCTGGTCGGCCAGGAAGATGTGATTCGCGGTGTTCTCAAAAAACTTAAACAGATTTCGCATCCCCGCTTGACGGTTGTGCATGCCTCCGAAG harbors:
- a CDS encoding DUF1289 domain-containing protein, yielding MSIPVADRPDTPCVAVCSTTFDDVCRGCGRTVMEVADWVFMSQDQKNLVWDRITAEGFPRRQS
- the rpmF gene encoding 50S ribosomal protein L32; the protein is MAVQQNKKTPSKRGMHRAHDFLVAPPLAVEPTTGETHLRHHISPNGFYRGRKVLKTKNDE
- a CDS encoding heavy metal response regulator transcription factor produces the protein MKILIVEDEQKTADYLFQGLNEQGCTVDLAANGIDGLQLAMLHDYDVIVLDAMLPGLDGFSVLRSLRTAKQTPVIMLTARDRIEDRIKGLQEGADDYLIKPFSFLELLARLQALSRRGRMIEPVQLRIGNLQIDLLSHKAYRLATRIDLTAKEFSLLAVLARRQGEILSKTTIAELVWDMNFDSNTNVVEVAIKRLRAKIDAPFGQKLLHTIRGLGYVLELRQSGSEE
- a CDS encoding YceD family protein, yielding MDSLVIDAFEFSRLKELAVGTIPVADLVRLSQECVGAAGSIDWSVQGGVDLLGHPGLKVSVSGELQLICQRCLGPLPFTIKTESFIVLAVDEDQADALESMVGDEEIDIIVGSQAFDVHYLVEDEALLALPLAPKHQICPVDQDVGVDVVSEDASPFAILKNLQK
- a CDS encoding heavy metal sensor histidine kinase, with translation MRHSITARLVLMFAAAALVIFSLIGIVLYEVVKIELSRRERDGLQTTFSDIKYKVEWAGNVERWARLQTRLDMLTPGNGKVRFWIVSSDPRFQYGKDLANIRHTDFGGNPNGGDESGDHLGELVIKGMPYPMRTLTAIIPALEDRPSIQLIVGTDTGSYYQTLHRFLMALISLSLLGVVLVVLFAYWVARAGLLPLKRLSDSAKTLSPKALSQRLDMSALPSELSDLAGAFNGALGRIENAYKQLESFNADVAHELRTPLANLIGETQVALSRERSADQFKSVLQSNLEELDRLRAIINDMLFLARSDQGEAATSLQSALIAAEVGKTIDFFEFVLDEMAMTVGVDGPCDASAMIETALFRRAMTNLLQNAIQHSSPGAHLRVSIARLEAAICITVSNPGLPIAEQHLGRLFDRFYRIDASRHDTQSMHGHGLGLAIVKAIAQMHGGMVSASNAEGFTRISFTVAA
- a CDS encoding Maf-like protein; its protein translation is MPTLTHPLVVLGSSSPYRAELLSRLAIPFNIDVPAIDETARPGETPPVTALRLAVAKARAVAERWPGALVIGSDQVATLDGAQIGKPGSHAKALQQLQTMRGRCVMFHTALCLWDGRLSDPAQAAQTANVLTAVTFRNLPDSELEAYLRIEQPYDCAGSAKNEGLGIAILEKIESDDPTALTGLPLIALTTMLRHAGVSFFSRRD